Proteins encoded in a region of the Zea mays cultivar B73 chromosome 2, Zm-B73-REFERENCE-NAM-5.0, whole genome shotgun sequence genome:
- the LOC100280605 gene encoding pepsin A precursor: MRLLCCLAALVVLALQHQCHGLLLPLTNTMLSSLRGTNGTTTPVHHLLRASSLRSAARHGRHRARRSPPSPPSPGRHRQLSLPLSPGSDYTLSLSVGPASAAAPVSLFLDTGSDLVWFPCAPFTCMLCEGKPTPGRLGPLPPPPDSRRIPCASPLCSAAHASAPPSDLCAVARCPLEDIETGSCGASHACPPLYYAYGDGSLVAHLRRGRVALGAGARASVAVAVDNFTFACAHTALGEPVGVAGFGRGPLSLPGQLSPQLSGRFSYCLVSHSFRADRLIRPSPLILGRSPDDAAAAAETDGFVYTPLLHNPKHPYFYSVALEAVSVGAARIQARPELARVDRAGNGGMVVDSGTTFTMLPNEMYARVAEAFARAMAAAGFARAERAEEQTGLTPCYRYAASDRGVPPLALHFRGNATVALPRRNYFMGFKSEDAGAGTRKDDVGCLMLMNGGDASGEEGDGPAGTLGNFQQQGFEVVYDVDAGRVGFARRRCTDLWDSLSRR; encoded by the coding sequence ATGCGCCTCCTCTGCTGCTTGGCCGCTCTCGTCGTCCTCGCTCTCCAACACCAATGCCACGGCCTACTCCTCCCGCTCACCAACACGATGCTCTCCTCGCTCCGCGGAACCAATGGCACCACCACGCCTGTGCATCACCTCCTCCGCGCGTCGTCCCTCCGCTCGGCCGCGCGCCACGGCCGCCACCGCGCGCGCAGGAGCCCGCCATCGCCTCCCAGTCCCGGACGCCACCGCCAGCTCTCGCTCCCACTCTCCCCAGGCAGCGACTACACGCTGTCCCTGTCCGTGGGGCCGGCGTCCGCCGCGGCGCCGGTGTCCCTCTTCCTCGACACCGGCAGCGACCTCGTCTGGTTCCCCTGCGCCCCTTTCACCTGCATGCTCTGCGAGGGCAAGCCCACGCCGGGACGCTTGgggccgctgcctccgccgccggACTCCCGCCGCATCCCCTGCGCGTCGCCGCTCTGCTCCGCGGCGCACGCCTCGGCGCCGCCGTCGGATCTCTGCGCCGTGGCGCGGTGCCCGCTGGAGGACATCGAGACGGGCTCGTGCGGCGCGTCCCACGCGTGCCCGCCGCTGTACTACGCGTACGGGGACGGGAGCCTCGTGGCGCACCTGAGGCGCGGCCGCGTCGCGCTGGGCGCTGGCGCGCGCGCGtccgtggccgtggccgtcgaCAACTTCACCTTCGCGTGCGCGCATACGGCCCTGGGCGAGCCTGTCGGGGTGGCAGGGTTCGGCAGGGGGCCGCTCTCGCTGCCGGGCCAGCTCTCCCCGCAGCTCTCCGGCAGGTTCTCGTACTGCCTCGTGTCCCACTCCTTCCGCGCCGACCGGCTCATCCGGCCTAGCCCCCTCATCCTGGGCCGCAGCCCAgacgacgccgccgccgccgccgagacgGACGGCTTCGTGTACACGCCGCTGCTCCACAACCCGAAGCACCCGTACTTCTACTCGGTGGCGCTGGAGGCTGTCTCGGTAGGCGCAGCAAGGATCCAGGCCCGGCCGGAGCTAGCGCGCGTGGACCGCGCCGGGAACGGCGGGATGGTGGTGGACTCGGGAACGACTTTCACCATGCTGCCCAACGAGATGTACGCGCGGGTGGCCGAGGCGTTCGCCCGCGCGATGGCCGCGGCAGGGTTCGCGCGCGCCGAGCGCGCGGAGGAACAGACGGGGCTCACGCCCTGCTACCGCTACGCCGCGTCGGACCGAGGCGTGCCGCCGCTGGCGCTGCACTTCCGGGGCAATGCCACGGTGGCGCTGCCCCGGAGGAACTACTTCATGGGGTTCAAGAGCGAGGACGCAGGGGCCGGGACGAGGAAGGACGACGTGGGGTGCCTCATGCTGATGAACGGCGGAGACGCGTCCGGTGAGGAGGGTGATGGACCCGCCGGCACGCTGGGCAACTTTCAGCAGCAGGGTTTCGAGGTGGTGTACGACGTCGACGCCGGCCGCGTCGGGTTCGCCCGCCGCCGCTGCACGGACCTGTGGGACTCGCTGTCTCGCCGGTGA